ACCATAGAGACTCCCTGATACGCGCGATATTCGGCATCGTCGGTTGCCCGCAAACGGCGGAAGACTTGGCGCACTCAGCCTACCTGAAAATGCTGCACGCATTGGAAAACCAGGAAGTCGCCTATCCCAAGCCCTTCCTCTACCAGATCGCGAAAAACCTGGCGCTCGACCATTTGCGCAAAGAAA
Above is a window of Methylomonas koyamae DNA encoding:
- a CDS encoding RNA polymerase sigma factor, coding for MNDLAVNIDILFLNHRDSLIRAIFGIVGCPQTAEDLAHSAYLKMLHALENQEVAYPKPFLYQIAKNLALDHLRKENVSLRSSHTLEDEHDGQYSLVDSLPACWR